DNA sequence from the Betaproteobacteria bacterium genome:
GATCTGCGCATGCCGGTACGCAACGGCTTCGAAGCCGCCGCCGCCATTCGCGCGTTGCCTTCCGTGGCCTCCACGCCCATCATCGCGGCCTCCGCCAGCACTGCCGATCTCGCCCGCGCCCAGGACGACAAATCCTTGTTCGCGCAATGTTTGCGCAAGCCCTTTCAGTCGCGGGAGTTGCTCGGCATCATTGGCGATGCGCTGCAACTCACATGGCGCCACACCAATGAAGCGGACCCAGCCCCCCGCGCACTCCGGCCTTGATACCGCCCCCCGAGAAGGCATTGCTCGAATTGATGGAATCGGTGCGCATGGCCAAATGGATGAAAGTAGAGCAAATGGCGAGAGACCTCGCCGAAAAAGACTCACGCCTGGCGCCTTTTTCCAACCAGGTGCTGGCCTTGTCTAAAGCCTTCGACGAAGAAGCGCTCGTGGCACTTCTCCAACACTTCATGCAATCCACTCGCGATGCCGGTCATCCTGCCATCTCTTAAGATCGGCAGCGAAGCCACTTTGCTCATCGTCGATGACAAGCCCCAGAACCTGCGCCTCATGTCCGATTACCTCGCGGAACATGGGTTCGATTTGATGCTCACGCGCAGTGGCGAACAAGCCCTGGAAAAGGCGCGCCTGGCCATCCCCGATCTGGTGCTCCTCGATCTGCGCATGCCCGGCATGGATGGCTTTGAAGTGTGCCGGCGCTTGAAAGCGGATCCCGCCACCGCCGCTATTCCGGTGATCTTCATGACTGCCGAGGACGAGACGGCGCAGAAGGTCACGGGTTTCGCGCTGGGTGCGGTGGATTACATCACCAAGCCCATCCAGCGCGAAGAGCTACTCGCACGCATCCAGCATCAACTGCAATTGCACCGCCTGCAAAAAGCCCTGTTCTACAAGACGCAAGACCTGGCAGCCAAGAATTCGGAGCTGGAAGCTTACGCCCATACGATCGCCCATAGCCTGAAAACACCGCTCGCCGCGAGCACATGCTTTCTGGAAATCCTCTACAAATACCGCTCGGACAATCTCAGCGAAGAGCAGCGCCATTTGCTCACGCAGGCCATGAGCCTGCTCAATACCACCGGCAGCGCCATCGATGCGATGCTATTGCTGTCCACTGTTTCCAACCAAGAGGTGGAACTGCACGCCTTGGATATGGAGGACTTGACGGGAAATGTTCTGATCCAATTGGCCGACCTGCGCGCTTCCACGCAGGCTGCCGTGGTACTGCCAAGCAAATGGCCCAAGGCCCTCGGCTACGCGCCTTGGGTTGCCGAGGTATGGCTCAACCTATTGAGCAATTCCTTCAAATATAGCGGCCAACCCCCGCGAATCGAGATAGGGGGCGAGAAGGACCAGGCACAAGTGCGCTTCTGGGTACGTGACAACGGTACCCCATTATCCGAGGCCGATTGCGAGCGCATCTTCACACCCTTCACCCGTTTGCAACAAGAGCGCGCCTCGGGTCATGGCTTAGGGTTGGTCACCATACAGCGGATCATCGCGAAGCTCGGTGGAGTCGTGAAGGCGAGGCCCCTGGATGCGGGAGGTAACGAGTTCAGCTTTACCTTACCGCCGCTGGCGAACTCATGAAAGTCCTCCACGCCGACGACCATCCCATGTTCCGCGAAGGATTGCGCTTCTTCTTGAAGCTGCTTGACCCACGGATCACCATCCTCGAGGCCAACAACTTTCAAGGAGCGTTGGATAAGCTGGCGCTGGAGTGGCCGGTGGACATGGCGCTCATCGACCTGCAAATGCCAGGCATGAGCGAGACGGATGGCTTTTTCACCATGCGGCGGCGGCATCCGACCTTGCCCATCGTGGTGCTCTCCGGCGTGAGTGACACGCGATTGATCCGCACATTGCTCGATGGCGGCGCACGCGGTTACATTCCAAAGTTCGCCAACAGCGAATTACTCATGGACGGGCTGCGGCGGGTACTGAAGGGGGAGATCTTCGTCCCCTAGGGAATCTTCATTCCCTCCGCGCAAGCGCGAACGGATAGCACGGAGAGAGAAATCCTCAACTCGCGCCAACTTCAGATTCTTCCGTTACTCGCCGACGGCATGGCCAACAACCAAATAGCCGATGCCCTCAACGTGGCCGAGGGCACGATCAAGCAGCATATGAAGGAGTTGTTCAAGCGCTTGAATGCGCGCAACCGAACACAGGCGGTGCAGGAGGCAAGGCGATTAGGACTACTGCGCAAGTAATGGCGACTAGGCGGCGGTGCCTAACGGCACCCATATGGGCGCATTACCGGCGCCGGCTCAGTCCGCCTCGTGGCTACATGAAAGCGGTCCATCAGCCGGCCCACGCGCGGGGCTGATAGGTGCACGCGGTGAGGGCG
Encoded proteins:
- a CDS encoding response regulator transcription factor, producing MKVLHADDHPMFREGLRFFLKLLDPRITILEANNFQGALDKLALEWPVDMALIDLQMPGMSETDGFFTMRRRHPTLPIVVLSGVSDTRLIRTLLDGGARGYIPKFANSELLMDGLRRVLKGEIFVP
- a CDS encoding hybrid sensor histidine kinase/response regulator, whose product is MPVILPSLKIGSEATLLIVDDKPQNLRLMSDYLAEHGFDLMLTRSGEQALEKARLAIPDLVLLDLRMPGMDGFEVCRRLKADPATAAIPVIFMTAEDETAQKVTGFALGAVDYITKPIQREELLARIQHQLQLHRLQKALFYKTQDLAAKNSELEAYAHTIAHSLKTPLAASTCFLEILYKYRSDNLSEEQRHLLTQAMSLLNTTGSAIDAMLLLSTVSNQEVELHALDMEDLTGNVLIQLADLRASTQAAVVLPSKWPKALGYAPWVAEVWLNLLSNSFKYSGQPPRIEIGGEKDQAQVRFWVRDNGTPLSEADCERIFTPFTRLQQERASGHGLGLVTIQRIIAKLGGVVKARPLDAGGNEFSFTLPPLANS
- a CDS encoding response regulator transcription factor, with translation MFIPSAQARTDSTEREILNSRQLQILPLLADGMANNQIADALNVAEGTIKQHMKELFKRLNARNRTQAVQEARRLGLLRK